The region GATACCTAGTATTGATATATGGCCGGTTCTCCCTATAGGTCCGGTTCACCCTAAAAAAcgccaaaaaaatccaaacttcgTTTGTAATTGCTAGCACGTCCTTATCTGATTATCTCTAAACAAATTGACTTATGTGCAATACAATAGTGAAACTGTTCCAAATTATAAACAGTGTAATGCAACTTTTATCTAAATTCGCtataattaatcaatataaactctCTTTTTCATTGTCATGATTTTGTTAAAATCTGACTATGTACAAACAAACtcttaaaagaaattattaaatttaaatcactaataaatcattgaaaaaaagtataaaattattaactcaataatttttttaaataatgtgtTTATAAAAGGCatatcttattttataatttaaagtgACACATTCATCTCCATCACAAAATtatctttaataattttataccCAATTCTATCTTCAATTCGATCAACGACTCTTGACACTTCAAACTGGTggcttctctatctccaaaTCAACTTTTTGTGTCAAGTAATTATGCCTTCAAATTACGATATTCTCCAAATAATAATGTTTCTAAAACAATCATAATCcaaaattaaatccaaaaaaataaattggctCTGATGTCAATTATTGTAACAATGATAGCATTGAAGATTTAGTACCAATTGTTACGACCGGTCGTGAGTGTATTTGTTTGCGCAGTGGAATCGAAACCAATTGGTagatatttaattatgaatttgatGGACAAAagataatatagcaaaataaacaaataatacaagAGATTTACATAATTTGACAATTATGCTTGCATTCACGGATGAAAAAAAATGAGTCAACCACTAGTCAccaaaagaaatataaaattaacagaGAATCATTAAATAGAGAGAACATCTCTAATAAATATACCTTTATAAAAAACACACTCTTCACGTTAATGTTTGATCTACATTTTGTGGccaattcaattttaaaagatgaatATTTCTATAGCATCATTATCCTTATAGTATTAGGAGTACCTAATCACAATTggataatattttttcaatgaCAATAAAGTTTTTGATTGGAATTCTTTTAAGTTTATTTAAACTTGAGAGGGTTAtattcacgatctacaccgttcattttaaaatgaatggtgtatattaatttgattaaaattatactttttgatCTACactattcattttataatgaacggtcaTGAacatgattttgaacttgagggaatcccaaattctaaaattttattgtgtAAATATGGATATAGATAATATTTTAGGCATTATCCAACAAAAGAGATATCAGCAAATCTAATCAAATTGTTAAGGTAAATTCTATAATATTTTACATGAAGGTTCATTATTTTGACCTTaatatatgatttattttaataattatcccTTAAACTAATCATGAGGTTCCAAATTCCAATTAAAATCTCACATAGTCAGAGAGTAAGGATCAGACTGAGCAGTAAATCGCCTGATTCTctcttaatcttttttttaatagttttatttgCTTTCTATTTCGGTCATTAAAGTTCTTCTAATTTCTGGTTTCACCATCAATATATAGTAAGTAAACAAATTCAACAAAGTATATACTTGGCTGCCCTAGCTACGTACAGTACTGTTCTAGCTAGAATAGAAACTCTTTCAGAAATTGTAATGGAAATTTCCCAAGTTGAGCCTATTTCTTTTACAACTATGGAGTGACTCAGTATAATGTTCTCGTGAATGATTGGTCCAGAGATATTTTAAATGGCGGTTTCTGTTTGTCGTTAATACGTAAAATCagactaaaaaattaaaaaccagaCAAACAATTTTTGCTGCACATGAATACAAAAATACAGCCACTACACTATCATCTCTTCCACTCAATCAGTCTCATAATGCCCACCTCACAATTCCCTTTAAATAACAGCACACTCCTCCTCCTTCAAACTCACTCATCAACCAAATTACTTAACCCTAGCTAGCTATGGCTTCCACCAAGAATCTCTCAGCCTCCATTTTCATTCTCTCAATCCTCATTCTGTCAACTCTCTCCGACGCTTGTGGCGTTTGCGAGCCTAAAAAACCTACAAAACCGAAGCCGAAGCCTTCGAAAGAAACCTGCCCTATCGATACGCTCAAACTCGGTGTTTGCGCAGATGTTCTGGGACTTGTTAACGTTGTTGTCGGAAGTCCGCCGTCCGGAAGCAAATGCTGTGCTCTTATTCAA is a window of Mercurialis annua linkage group LG2, ddMerAnnu1.2, whole genome shotgun sequence DNA encoding:
- the LOC126670155 gene encoding 14 kDa proline-rich protein DC2.15-like encodes the protein MASTKNLSASIFILSILILSTLSDACGVCEPKKPTKPKPKPSKETCPIDTLKLGVCADVLGLVNVVVGSPPSGSKCCALIQGLADAEVGLCLCTAIKANVLGINLNVPVSLGLLVSACEKTLPPGFTCPS